In Synechococcus sp. RS9909, one genomic interval encodes:
- a CDS encoding magnesium chelatase subunit H, with the protein MFTQVRSSDRRIAPAENNSHQAVMKAVYVVLEPQYQNALTQAAQSLNAQNGPLGLELSGYLIEELRDPDNYADFQADVAQADVFIASLIFIEDLAQKVVEAVAPHRDRLKAAVVFPSMPEVMRLNKLGSFSMAQLGQSKSAIAGFMKKRKESGGAGFQDAMLKLLNTLPTVLKYLPVEKAQDARSFMLSFQYWLGGTPDNLRNFLLMLADKYVFPPSAGAERPELVVADPEVFPDLGIWHPLAPSMFEDLKEYLNWTASRSDLSEAARKGPVIGLVLQRSHIVTGDDAHYVAVVQELEFRGARVIPIFCGGLDFSKPVNTFFYDPLNPDQPLVDGVVSLTGFALVGGPARQDHPKAIDALKRLNRPYMVALPLVFQTTQEWEDSDLGLHPVQVALQIAIPELDGAIEPIVLSGRDDATGKAHTLQDRVDAIAERAIRWSSLRIKPRAEKKLAITVFSFPPDKGNVGTAAYLDVFGSIHRVLEEMKAKGYDVQNLPRDAKTLMEAVINDPEALQGAPELSIAHRMSVEEYERLTPYSERLEENWGKPPGNLNSDGQNLLIYGRHFGNVFVGVQPTFGYEGDPMRLLYSRSASPHHGFAAYYTYLEKIWKADAVLHFGTHGSLEFMPGKQMGMSETCYPDSLIGALPNLYYYAANNPSEATIAKRRGYASTISYLTPPAENAGLYKGLKELGELVGSYQQLREGGRGVQIVNAIVETARQCNLDKDVALPEGDAASLDLEARDAVVGAVYRQLMEIESRLLPCGLHTIGKPPTAEEAIATLVNIAALEREEEGIRSLPGLLAEALGRKIGDIYRGNDDGVLADVELNRTITETSRAAVGAMVRSLTGLDGRVNLRGNFGWLLDWLTKFGFKLPTPWLRACCSAGFTSVDSVALDKLFAYLRFCLEQVCADMEMQSLLRALDGEYVLPGPGGDPIRNPGVLPSGKNIHALDPQAIPTRAAVAAAKGVVDKLIERQREEQGAWPETIACVLWGTDNIKTYGESLAQILWFIGVRPVPDSLGRVNKLELISLEELGRPRIDVVVNCSGVFRDLFINQMALIDQGVKMAAEADEPLDQNFVRRHALEQAEKEGTSLRDAACRVFSNASGSYSSNVNLAVENSTWEEEGELQEMYLSRKTFAFNADNPGEMNQKREVFESVMKTADVTFQNLDSAEISLTDVSHYFDSDPTNLIKGLRDDGKAPTSYIADTTTANAQVRSLSETIRLDSRTKLLNPKWYEGMLNSGYEGVREVAKRLNFTLGWSATSGQVDNFVYEEANETFINDPEMRKRLMELNPHSFRRIVGTLLEVHGRGYWETSDANIEQLQELYQEVEDRIEGVAPAA; encoded by the coding sequence ATGTTCACGCAGGTTCGCTCCTCCGACCGCCGGATTGCTCCTGCCGAGAACAACAGCCATCAAGCGGTGATGAAGGCTGTGTATGTGGTGCTTGAACCCCAATACCAGAACGCGCTCACCCAGGCCGCCCAGAGCCTCAATGCCCAGAATGGTCCCTTGGGGCTCGAACTGAGCGGCTATCTGATCGAGGAACTGCGCGACCCCGACAACTACGCCGATTTCCAGGCCGATGTGGCCCAGGCGGATGTGTTCATCGCCTCGCTGATCTTCATCGAGGATCTGGCGCAGAAGGTGGTGGAGGCGGTGGCCCCCCATCGGGATCGGCTCAAGGCCGCGGTGGTGTTCCCCTCCATGCCGGAGGTGATGCGCCTCAACAAGCTGGGGAGCTTCTCAATGGCCCAGCTCGGCCAGAGCAAGAGCGCCATTGCCGGCTTCATGAAGAAGCGGAAGGAGTCGGGTGGCGCCGGGTTCCAGGACGCCATGCTCAAGCTCCTCAACACGCTGCCCACCGTTCTCAAGTATTTGCCGGTGGAAAAGGCGCAGGATGCGCGCAGCTTCATGCTCAGTTTCCAGTACTGGCTGGGCGGCACTCCCGACAATCTGCGCAATTTCCTGCTGATGCTGGCGGATAAATACGTGTTCCCGCCGTCGGCTGGGGCGGAGCGCCCGGAGCTGGTGGTGGCCGACCCCGAAGTGTTCCCCGATCTGGGGATCTGGCATCCGCTGGCTCCCTCGATGTTTGAGGACCTCAAGGAGTACCTCAACTGGACAGCCAGCCGCAGCGACCTGAGTGAGGCGGCCCGCAAGGGACCCGTGATCGGTCTGGTGCTGCAGCGCAGCCACATCGTCACCGGGGACGATGCCCATTACGTGGCCGTGGTGCAGGAGCTGGAATTCCGCGGTGCCCGCGTGATTCCGATCTTCTGCGGCGGCCTCGATTTCTCCAAGCCGGTCAACACCTTCTTCTACGACCCGCTCAATCCGGATCAGCCCCTGGTGGACGGGGTGGTGTCGCTCACCGGTTTTGCCCTCGTGGGCGGTCCGGCTCGACAGGATCACCCCAAGGCGATTGATGCGCTCAAGCGCCTGAACCGCCCCTACATGGTGGCGTTGCCCCTGGTGTTCCAGACCACCCAGGAATGGGAAGACAGCGACCTCGGCCTGCACCCCGTGCAGGTGGCGTTGCAGATCGCGATCCCTGAGCTGGATGGTGCGATTGAACCGATTGTGCTCTCCGGCCGTGATGACGCCACCGGCAAGGCCCACACCCTCCAGGATCGGGTCGATGCGATCGCAGAGCGGGCGATCCGCTGGTCGTCGCTGCGGATCAAGCCCCGCGCTGAGAAGAAGCTGGCGATCACCGTGTTCAGCTTCCCGCCCGATAAGGGCAACGTGGGAACGGCCGCCTATCTCGACGTGTTCGGCTCCATCCATCGCGTCCTGGAGGAGATGAAGGCGAAGGGCTACGACGTGCAGAACCTGCCGCGCGATGCCAAAACCTTGATGGAGGCGGTGATCAACGATCCCGAAGCCCTGCAGGGCGCACCGGAATTATCGATTGCCCATCGCATGAGTGTGGAGGAGTACGAACGACTCACGCCGTACTCCGAGCGTCTCGAAGAGAACTGGGGCAAGCCCCCCGGCAATCTCAACAGCGACGGCCAGAACCTGCTGATCTACGGCCGCCACTTCGGCAACGTGTTCGTTGGCGTGCAACCCACCTTCGGCTACGAGGGCGATCCGATGCGCTTGCTGTATTCGCGCAGTGCCAGCCCCCATCATGGTTTTGCTGCCTACTACACCTATCTGGAGAAGATCTGGAAGGCAGATGCGGTGCTCCACTTCGGCACCCACGGCTCCCTCGAGTTCATGCCCGGCAAGCAGATGGGCATGAGTGAAACCTGCTATCCCGATTCCCTGATCGGCGCCCTGCCCAATCTTTATTACTACGCCGCCAACAACCCCTCGGAGGCGACGATCGCCAAACGTCGTGGTTATGCCTCCACGATCAGCTACCTGACGCCACCGGCGGAGAATGCCGGCCTTTATAAGGGCCTCAAGGAACTGGGTGAACTTGTTGGTTCCTACCAGCAGCTGCGGGAAGGCGGTCGCGGCGTGCAGATCGTCAACGCGATCGTGGAAACGGCGCGCCAGTGCAATCTTGACAAGGACGTTGCGCTTCCTGAAGGCGATGCCGCCAGCCTCGATCTTGAGGCCCGCGATGCGGTGGTGGGTGCGGTATATCGCCAGTTGATGGAGATTGAGAGCCGGCTGCTGCCCTGCGGTCTGCACACGATCGGCAAGCCACCCACGGCAGAGGAAGCGATCGCCACCCTGGTGAACATCGCCGCCCTGGAGCGCGAAGAGGAGGGGATCCGGTCGCTGCCGGGTTTGCTGGCGGAGGCACTCGGCCGCAAGATCGGCGACATCTACCGGGGTAACGATGACGGCGTGCTCGCCGATGTGGAGCTCAACCGCACGATCACCGAAACCTCCCGGGCTGCCGTCGGCGCGATGGTGCGCTCCCTCACCGGCCTGGATGGTCGGGTGAATCTGCGCGGCAACTTCGGCTGGTTGCTTGATTGGCTCACCAAGTTCGGCTTCAAGTTGCCGACCCCCTGGTTGCGTGCCTGTTGCAGCGCCGGTTTCACCAGTGTGGATTCAGTGGCGCTCGACAAGCTCTTCGCCTATCTGCGCTTCTGCCTTGAGCAGGTCTGTGCCGATATGGAAATGCAGAGCCTGCTGCGGGCCCTCGATGGTGAATACGTGCTGCCCGGTCCTGGTGGTGACCCGATCCGCAATCCCGGTGTGCTGCCCAGTGGCAAGAACATCCATGCCCTCGATCCCCAGGCCATTCCCACCCGGGCCGCCGTGGCGGCGGCCAAGGGCGTGGTCGACAAGCTGATCGAGCGCCAGCGCGAAGAGCAGGGTGCCTGGCCGGAAACGATCGCCTGCGTGCTCTGGGGCACCGATAACATCAAGACCTACGGCGAGTCGCTCGCCCAGATCCTCTGGTTCATCGGCGTGCGTCCGGTGCCGGATTCCCTCGGCCGGGTGAACAAGCTGGAGTTGATCAGCCTGGAGGAGCTGGGCCGACCCCGCATCGATGTGGTGGTGAATTGCAGTGGTGTGTTCCGCGATCTATTCATCAACCAGATGGCCCTGATCGATCAGGGCGTGAAGATGGCAGCAGAAGCTGATGAGCCTCTCGACCAGAATTTCGTGCGCAGGCACGCGCTGGAGCAGGCCGAGAAGGAAGGCACCAGTCTGCGCGATGCCGCCTGCCGTGTGTTCTCCAATGCCAGCGGCAGCTACAGCTCCAATGTGAACCTGGCGGTGGAGAACAGCACCTGGGAAGAGGAGGGTGAACTGCAGGAGATGTATCTCTCTCGCAAAACCTTCGCTTTCAATGCCGATAACCCCGGCGAGATGAATCAGAAGCGTGAGGTGTTCGAATCGGTGATGAAAACGGCCGATGTGACCTTCCAAAATCTTGATTCCGCTGAGATCTCGCTCACCGATGTGAGCCATTATTTCGATAGCGATCCCACTAACCTGATCAAGGGGTTGCGGGACGACGGCAAGGCTCCCACGAGTTACATCGCCGACACCACCACCGCCAACGCCCAGGTGCGCTCTCTCAGTGAGACGATTCGACTCGACTCGCGCACGAAGCTGCTCAATCCCAAGTGGTATGAGGGCATGCTCAATTCCGGCTACGAGGGTGTGCGGGAGGTGGCCAAACGTCTCAACTTCACCCTGGGTTGGAGTGCCACGTCAGGCCAGGTGGATAATTTCGTGTATGAGGAAGCCAACGAGACCTTCATCAACGATCCGGAGATGCGCAAGCGGTTGATGGAGCTCAACCCCCATAGCTTCCGTCGCATCGTTGGCACCCTGCTGGAAGTGCATGGCCGTGGTTATTGGGAAACGTCCGATGCCAACATCGAGCAACTGCAGGAGCTCTATCAGGAAGTGGAGGACCGGATCGAGGGGGTGGCCCCGGCCGCTTGA